A genomic window from Cucumis melo cultivar AY chromosome 8, USDA_Cmelo_AY_1.0, whole genome shotgun sequence includes:
- the LOC127150565 gene encoding uncharacterized protein LOC127150565 has protein sequence MTQPSEDEPEVTILSPPVRQVKVRERRFKSTPPRRSYRLPSEKSQEEASSKLYESVLSESVPVVDLDSNDPDDVPLARLLKRTLIPYVSDKLPVDPPNSIHSQESSSTEGVFIATPSIPLASDVQSGPSAHSPPASPPPFATVDAHESVPNDVPEVPPNDNENPAVPSTSADIPTASKLAERKFQQKRCNITTKTGRKKIPPNIPFVLIDGISFHHEESVQCWKFVVLQGIADEVNVSDKHQSCMSIMDLIGRVGLTKTISNVGPFYPQLIRKFIVNLPNDFNDPSSLDYQTVHIRGFKFVISPIVINGFLGNVIDVDCSPSSPSTDVLASVLSDGTLSTWPVKMEFLQSLLA, from the exons ATGACGCAGCCATCTGAAGATGAACCTGAGGTTACAATTTTGTCGCCTCCTGTACGACAGGTGAAGGTGAGAGAACGGAGGTTCAAAAGTACTCCACCACGAAGGTCGTATCGACTACCATCTGAAAAATCACAGGAAGAGGCCTCAAGTAAGTTGTATGAATCTGTGTTGTCTGAGTCTGTACCTGTGGTAG ATTTGGATTCGAATGACCCGGATGATGTACCTCTAGCTCGATTGTTGAAGAGGACCTTGATTCCATATGTTTCAGATAAACTTCCTGTTGATCCCCCTAATTCTATTCATTCACAGGAAAGTTCGTCAACAGAAGGAGTATTTATTGCTACTCCTAGTATTCCCCTAGCATCTGACGTTCAATCGGGGCCGTCAGCTCATTCCCCTCCTGCATCGCCACCTCCATTTGCTACTGTTGATGCTCATGAATCTGTTCCCAATGATGTTCCTG AAGTTCCTCCAAATGATAATGAAAATCCTGCCGTTCCTTCTACTTCTGCTGATATCCCCACTGCATCTAAGCTAGCAGAAAGGAAATTTCAACAAAAGAGGTGTAATATAACTACTAAAACTGGTAGGAAGAAGATTCCTCCAAATATTCCTTTTGTCCTCATTGATGGAATATCCTTTCATCATGAAGAGAGTGTCCAATGTTGGAAGTTTGTGGTGCTGCAAGGGATAGCAGATGAGGTAAATGTTTCTGACAAACATCAATCTTGTATGAGTATTATGGACCTTATTGGAAGGGTTGGTTTAACAAAAACTATTTCGAATGTCGGTCCATTTTATCCCCAGCTTATTAGGAAGTTTATAGTTAATTTGCCTAATGATTTTAATGATCCAAGTAGCCTAGATTATCAGACGGTTCATATTCGGGGGTTCAAATTTGTGATTTCTCCTATTGTGATTAACGGGTTTTTAGGGAATGTTATTGATGTTGACTGTTCTCCATCGTCTCCTTCCACTGATGTTCTAGCTTCTGTCTTATCTGATGGGACATTGTCCACTTGGCCTGTAAAAATGGAATTCCTGCAGTCACTCTTAGCATGA